A genomic stretch from Chloroflexota bacterium includes:
- a CDS encoding SRPBCC family protein, with protein sequence MISARDSTTIGRPIDEVFSYVADTTNDPAWHTDFTEVRRRGSQPTQLGTEFDVQIKPFMGQSTGWLKVTGYELNRLLELEGRVGAMEPTLRYTFRTADGGTEVGREEALEPPGLMRLLQPFLRPVFARRNRQFLENLKQVLER encoded by the coding sequence ATGATTTCCGCACGCGACAGCACCACGATCGGCCGACCCATCGACGAGGTCTTCTCGTATGTGGCCGATACCACCAACGACCCCGCTTGGCACACCGATTTCACTGAAGTCCGCCGCCGCGGCTCGCAGCCGACGCAGCTTGGAACGGAGTTCGACGTCCAGATCAAGCCCTTCATGGGACAGTCGACGGGCTGGCTGAAGGTCACGGGGTACGAGCTGAACCGCCTGCTTGAGCTCGAAGGCCGTGTGGGGGCGATGGAGCCGACGCTCCGCTACACCTTTCGAACGGCGGATGGCGGGACGGAGGTGGGCCGGGAGGAAGCCCTTGAGCCACCGGGCCTGATGCGTTTGCTGCAGCCGTTCCTGCGCCCGGTCTTCGCCCGCAGAAACAGACAGTTTCTGGAGAACCTGAAGCAGGTTCTCGAGCGCTAG
- a CDS encoding SRPBCC family protein: MRIELTELINRPPAEVFRFIAADHVRNHPRWDPKMELQQVTEGPLGVGTVIRRRNTHTGKPVEGTMEVVEFVPNRAFGMVIQDGPTEMHSRITFEEQDGNRTKLIASVDIPSMAEPMNPEPIEQSMRRMKELIEAGR; encoded by the coding sequence ATGAGAATTGAATTGACAGAGCTCATCAACCGACCGCCGGCAGAGGTGTTTCGGTTCATCGCTGCTGACCATGTTCGGAACCATCCGCGCTGGGATCCCAAGATGGAGCTTCAGCAGGTAACCGAGGGACCGCTCGGCGTTGGAACCGTCATTCGTCGGCGCAATACACATACAGGCAAGCCGGTCGAAGGGACGATGGAGGTCGTGGAGTTCGTGCCGAACCGTGCGTTCGGGATGGTGATTCAGGACGGTCCGACGGAGATGCACTCGCGGATCACGTTCGAGGAGCAGGATGGGAACCGAACCAAGCTCATCGCCAGCGTCGACATACCGTCGATGGCCGAACCGATGAACCCCGAGCCGATCGAGCAGAGCATGCGCCGCATGAAGGAGCTGATCGAAGCCGGGCGGTAG